One part of the Helicobacter cetorum MIT 99-5656 genome encodes these proteins:
- a CDS encoding sodium-dependent transporter yields the protein MGKFSKLGFILATLGSSIGLGHIWRFPYMVGTNGGSAFVLLYLALTLTLGIAMLLVDMVIGSLGKKDVVSNYENLDLKHKKYYKFTSIFLLGGPLILSFYAVVLGWVLYYLFVITFDLPKDLEQAKMQFSLLQNGSLTWQVVGFSACLFPTIWFVSKGIKEGIEKLSVVLMPLLFVIFIGLLIYAMTLESLPKALRYLFSFEIQKIDFKVFMDALGQMFFSLSLGVGTIITYSAFTPEKENLLKSSLYIVLPGILISLIAGVMIFTFVFEYHVDVAQGPGLVFVSLPLIFAEMGMSGQIISLFFFLALAFAGITSTVSLLEPLVLYLINRFGFSRIKASLLIGIIVYILGILVILSIDERYTQILSLANKNFFAWIDFITSSLLMPLGGLFSVLFFGWVLSKQRIFLATKHFFNENTFKMWHFSVRFIAPVVILAIFILQFK from the coding sequence ATGGGAAAGTTTTCTAAATTAGGTTTTATTTTAGCCACTTTGGGTAGCTCCATAGGTTTGGGACATATTTGGCGTTTTCCTTACATGGTAGGCACTAATGGGGGGAGTGCGTTCGTGCTTTTATACTTAGCTTTAACTCTAACCTTAGGTATCGCTATGCTTTTAGTAGATATGGTTATTGGAAGTTTGGGTAAAAAAGATGTGGTTTCTAATTATGAAAATTTAGATTTAAAGCATAAAAAGTATTATAAATTCACTTCTATCTTTCTCTTAGGTGGTCCGCTTATTTTGTCTTTTTATGCAGTGGTTTTAGGCTGGGTGCTTTACTATCTTTTTGTCATCACCTTTGATTTGCCTAAGGACTTAGAGCAAGCTAAAATGCAATTTAGCTTGCTTCAAAATGGTAGTTTAACTTGGCAAGTTGTGGGCTTTAGTGCATGCTTGTTTCCTACAATATGGTTTGTTTCTAAGGGCATTAAAGAAGGGATTGAAAAATTAAGCGTAGTGCTTATGCCTTTATTATTTGTTATTTTTATAGGACTTTTAATCTATGCTATGACTTTAGAGAGTCTGCCTAAAGCCCTACGCTATTTATTTAGTTTTGAAATTCAAAAAATTGATTTTAAGGTTTTTATGGACGCTTTAGGGCAGATGTTCTTTTCTTTGAGCTTGGGCGTTGGCACTATTATTACTTATTCAGCTTTCACGCCTGAAAAAGAAAATTTACTTAAAAGCTCTTTGTATATTGTCTTACCCGGTATTTTAATCTCGCTCATTGCTGGGGTGATGATTTTTACCTTTGTGTTTGAATACCATGTAGATGTGGCTCAAGGACCTGGGCTAGTTTTTGTATCCTTACCTTTGATTTTTGCTGAAATGGGAATGAGCGGACAGATTATTTCGCTCTTTTTCTTTCTAGCTCTCGCTTTTGCTGGGATTACCTCTACGGTTTCTCTTCTAGAGCCTTTGGTGCTTTATCTAATCAATCGCTTTGGTTTTTCGCGCATTAAAGCATCGCTATTGATAGGAATAATCGTGTATATCTTAGGGATTTTGGTTATTCTATCTATAGATGAACGCTACACTCAGATTCTTTCATTGGCTAATAAGAATTTTTTTGCATGGATAGACTTTATCACTTCTTCATTATTAATGCCCTTAGGGGGTTTATTTTCAGTATTGTTTTTTGGGTGGGTTTTATCCAAACAGCGTATTTTTCTAGCCACTAAACATTTCTTTAATGAAAATACTTTTAAAATGTGGCACTTTAGCGTTCGCTTTATTGCACCTGTAGTGATTCTAGCTATCTTTATTTTACAATTTAAGTGA
- a CDS encoding YbgC/FadM family acyl-CoA thioesterase: MRFRVYYEDTDAEGVVYHANYLKYCERARSEIFFKETMLPENQDGVFIIRSLKADFFTPASLGQVLEVKTQIRELKKVSLVAFQEIYCVQNTSLEPIEPCKIFTLEIKFGFVHRIKHSPIAIPVVFKELLGAI; encoded by the coding sequence ATGCGTTTTAGAGTGTATTATGAGGACACTGATGCTGAGGGCGTGGTATATCATGCAAATTATTTGAAGTATTGTGAACGGGCAAGAAGCGAGATTTTTTTTAAAGAAACGATGTTGCCAGAGAACCAAGATGGGGTCTTTATCATTCGTTCTTTGAAAGCAGATTTCTTTACCCCAGCCAGTTTGGGACAAGTTTTAGAGGTAAAAACTCAAATCAGAGAGCTTAAAAAAGTCTCTTTGGTGGCATTTCAAGAGATTTATTGCGTTCAAAACACTTCTTTAGAGCCTATAGAACCTTGTAAAATCTTTACCTTAGAGATTAAATTTGGCTTTGTGCATCGTATTAAACATAGTCCTATCGCTATTCCTGTAGTGTTTAAAGAGTTATTAGGTGCTATCTAA
- a CDS encoding R.Pab1 family restriction endonuclease: MIEIPLPLTSISGKVRVKIRDAFSDYGISTATRKIPFSLKHYIEWQIGYDVPIKDKEKFELTTLKAEKFHFLGANGKMKTLYELSEIIYYAKQMGLIMYGELRLIYDFLQNYKAPFLEKQYFPSRKPHIRIQQSPYNDYNHRPFYYIDFNNRVQNSVPHMDLHNQLPFNDSRLYYDIYADTYPTLIYPFSDNHCIEVTMKPQQYGSKIQPMLYYCFPITDLMPEYYSPQYIIENGISKHYLLDRQADEKEHALLTINNISIFLEMLKIFGLLSQAHHQDVLHILEKILEN, translated from the coding sequence GTGATTGAAATACCCCTTCCTTTAACTTCCATTTCAGGCAAAGTGCGTGTGAAAATTAGGGATGCTTTTAGTGATTATGGTATTTCTACAGCGACTAGAAAAATCCCTTTTAGCTTAAAGCATTATATAGAATGGCAAATCGGTTATGATGTTCCTATTAAGGATAAAGAGAAATTTGAACTCACCACTTTAAAAGCTGAAAAATTTCATTTTTTAGGGGCTAATGGTAAAATGAAAACTCTTTATGAGTTGAGTGAGATTATTTACTATGCCAAACAAATGGGTTTAATTATGTATGGAGAGCTTCGGCTTATTTATGACTTCTTACAAAACTATAAAGCACCTTTTCTTGAAAAACAATATTTTCCGAGTAGAAAGCCACATATTCGTATCCAACAATCACCCTACAATGATTATAATCATAGACCCTTTTACTATATAGATTTTAATAATAGAGTTCAAAATAGTGTCCCCCATATGGATTTACACAACCAACTCCCATTTAATGATTCAAGACTTTATTATGATATTTATGCTGATACTTACCCAACTTTAATTTACCCATTTAGTGATAACCATTGCATTGAAGTAACCATGAAACCCCAACAATACGGTTCTAAAATTCAACCCATGCTTTATTATTGCTTTCCTATTACAGACCTAATGCCTGAATATTATTCGCCACAATATATTATAGAAAATGGTATTTCAAAACATTATCTCTTAGACAGACAAGCAGATGAAAAAGAACATGCCCTTTTGACTATCAATAATATCTCAATATTCCTAGAAATGCTTAAAATTTTTGGACTATTAAGCCAAGCTCATCATCAAGATGTGTTGCATATTTTGGAAAAAATACTTGAAAATTAG
- a CDS encoding DUF493 family protein has protein sequence MLSKKPTIIYPCTWDYRVIATTNDESLLRKLIETYKRPFKLELKNTSKTGKFYSFNVSIEVSSELERNEIFQKISHERYVIQVL, from the coding sequence GTGCTATCTAAAAAACCCACTATTATCTATCCATGCACATGGGATTATAGAGTGATTGCAACCACTAATGATGAGAGCTTGTTAAGAAAGCTTATAGAAACTTATAAACGCCCTTTCAAATTAGAGCTAAAAAACACTTCTAAAACAGGTAAATTCTATAGCTTTAATGTGTCTATTGAAGTTTCAAGCGAACTAGAGCGTAACGAAATTTTTCAAAAAATTTCTCATGAAAGGTATGTTATTCAAGTGCTTTAG
- the dnaN gene encoding DNA polymerase III subunit beta, with protein sequence MKISVSKNDLENALRYLQAFCDKKDASSIASHVYLEVIGDKLFLKASDSDIGLKSHILTQSTEEEGIGTINGKKFLDIISRLKDASLILETKEDVLIIKQNKSSFKLPMFDANEFPEFPTIESKVSLEINTPFLMDAFKKITPVIEQNSHKRELTGILMQFDKAHQTLALVGTDTRRLSYTQLENISIDSTEETISCILPKRALLESLKLFYENFTFKSDGILAVIENETHTFFTKLIDGNYPDYQKILPKEYASCFTLEKEEFKESIKLSSSLSTNIKFTLEKNNVLFESLDAEHSETAKTSIELEKDLDLQDSFSLGVNAKFFLEALNTLGTAQFCLQCNESLAPFLLQESLEEKSNHLSAKISTLMMPITF encoded by the coding sequence ATGAAAATTAGTGTCAGTAAAAATGATTTAGAAAACGCTTTGCGCTATTTGCAAGCTTTTTGCGATAAAAAAGATGCCTCTTCCATTGCCTCACATGTCTATTTAGAAGTCATAGGAGATAAACTCTTTTTAAAAGCGAGCGATTCAGATATTGGGTTAAAAAGCCATATTCTCACGCAGTCTACAGAAGAAGAAGGTATAGGAACCATCAATGGAAAAAAGTTTTTAGACATTATCTCACGCCTAAAAGATGCGAGTCTCATTTTAGAAACCAAAGAAGATGTTTTAATTATCAAGCAAAATAAAAGTTCTTTTAAGCTCCCTATGTTTGATGCAAACGAGTTTCCCGAGTTTCCTACTATAGAATCAAAAGTCAGCTTGGAAATCAACACCCCTTTTTTAATGGATGCTTTTAAAAAGATTACTCCTGTTATTGAACAAAATAGCCATAAAAGAGAGCTAACGGGCATTTTAATGCAGTTTGACAAGGCTCATCAAACCCTTGCTTTAGTTGGAACGGATACAAGACGCTTATCTTATACGCAATTAGAAAATATTTCTATAGACTCAACAGAAGAAACTATTTCTTGCATTTTACCTAAGCGTGCCTTATTGGAAAGCCTTAAGCTCTTTTATGAAAATTTTACTTTTAAAAGCGATGGTATATTAGCTGTCATTGAAAATGAAACGCACACTTTTTTCACTAAGCTTATTGATGGAAATTACCCCGATTATCAAAAGATTTTGCCTAAAGAATATGCATCTTGTTTCACTTTAGAAAAGGAAGAGTTTAAAGAGAGCATTAAATTATCAAGTTCTTTAAGCACGAATATCAAATTTACTTTAGAAAAAAATAATGTTCTCTTTGAATCTCTTGATGCGGAGCATAGTGAGACAGCTAAGACTTCTATTGAGCTTGAGAAAGACCTAGATTTACAGGATTCGTTCAGCTTGGGCGTGAATGCGAAATTCTTCCTTGAAGCGTTAAATACGCTAGGAACAGCACAATTTTGTTTGCAATGCAATGAGTCTTTAGCTCCGTTTTTATTACAAGAATCTTTGGAAGAAAAATCAAATCATTTGAGTGCTAAAATTTCTACTTTAATGATGCCAATCACTTTTTAA
- a CDS encoding phospholipase A — protein sequence MRSKFLSFILVACQLESKNSPQDKSLNYNYYLRKQDLHVVQTQNNLSNAWHIAPKKAPKEHSWAKFAKKYLDIVDYQGTYFLPFYHSFTPIYEWYYPNLNEYQRNEFKFQISFKMPVFSHFLWTKGTLYLAYTQTNWFQIYNNPQSAPMRMVNYMPELIYVYPINFEPFGGKIGNFSEVWIGWQHISNGVGGAECYQPFNKQGNPENQFPSQPVVVKNYNGQRNVRWGGCRSVSAGQRPVFRLVWQKWGLKVMVAYWPYVPYDQSNPKLVDYMGYGNAKIDYRRGRHHFELQLYDIFTPYWRFKRWNGAIRLGYTYRVNPFVGIYMQWFNGYGDGLYEYNVFSNRIGVGIRLNP from the coding sequence ATGCGTAGCAAGTTCTTGTCTTTCATTCTTGTAGCTTGTCAGTTAGAAAGCAAAAACTCCCCACAAGATAAAAGTCTAAATTATAATTATTATTTGCGTAAGCAAGATTTGCATGTCGTTCAAACCCAAAACAATTTATCCAACGCTTGGCACATCGCCCCTAAAAAAGCTCCCAAAGAGCATTCTTGGGCAAAATTTGCAAAAAAATATTTAGATATTGTTGATTATCAAGGCACTTATTTCTTACCTTTTTATCATAGTTTTACTCCCATTTATGAATGGTATTACCCTAACTTGAATGAATACCAACGCAATGAATTTAAATTCCAAATTAGTTTTAAAATGCCTGTTTTTAGCCACTTTCTCTGGACTAAAGGCACGCTCTATCTTGCCTATACTCAGACAAATTGGTTTCAAATTTATAATAACCCCCAATCTGCACCCATGCGTATGGTCAATTATATGCCAGAACTCATTTATGTTTATCCTATCAATTTTGAACCCTTTGGGGGTAAGATAGGAAATTTTTCTGAAGTTTGGATAGGTTGGCAACATATTTCTAATGGAGTGGGGGGTGCAGAATGTTACCAACCTTTCAACAAACAGGGAAACCCAGAAAATCAATTTCCCAGCCAGCCTGTAGTGGTAAAAAATTATAATGGGCAAAGAAATGTGCGTTGGGGAGGATGCCGCTCTGTGAGTGCTGGGCAACGCCCGGTATTTCGCTTGGTGTGGCAAAAATGGGGCTTGAAAGTCATGGTTGCGTATTGGCCTTATGTTCCATACGACCAATCTAACCCTAAGTTAGTTGATTATATGGGCTATGGTAATGCCAAGATAGATTATAGAAGGGGGCGTCATCATTTTGAATTACAACTCTATGATATTTTTACACCTTATTGGCGTTTCAAGCGATGGAATGGAGCGATTCGTTTGGGTTACACCTATCGTGTTAATCCTTTTGTGGGGATTTATATGCAATGGTTTAATGGCTATGGCGATGGCTTATATGAATACAATGTTTTTTCTAATCGTATAGGCGTAGGTATCCGCTTAAACCCCTAA
- the gyrB gene encoding DNA topoisomerase (ATP-hydrolyzing) subunit B, protein MQDYQSHSIKVLKGLEGVRKRPGMYIGDTNVGGLHHMVYEVVDNAVDESMAGFCNTINITLTDEGSCIVEDNGRGIPVDIHPTEKIPACTVVLTVLHAGGKFDNDTYKVSGGLHGVGVSVVNALSKRLIMTIKKEGQIYRQEFEKGIPISELEIIGKTRSAKESGTTIEFFPDESVMEVIEFQASILQKRFKEMAYLNDGLKISFKEEKTQLQETYFYEDGLKQFVKDSAKKELLTPIISFKSMDEETHTSIEVALAYADDYNENTLSFVNNIKTSEGGTHEAGFKMGLSKAILQYIDNNIKTKESRPVSEDIKEGLVAIVSLKMSEPLFEGQTKSKLGSSYVRPLVSKLVYDKIHQFLEENPNEAKIIANKALLAAKAREASKKARELTRKKDNLSVGTLPGKLADCQSKDPMESEIFLVEGDSAGGSAKQGRDRVFQAILPLKGKILNVEKSHLSKILKSEEIKNMITAFGCGIQESFDLEKLRYHKIIIMTDADVDGSHIQTLLMTFFYRYLRPLIENGHVYIAQAPLYKYKKGKTEIYLKDSVALDYFLIEHGINSVSVEGIGKNDLMSLLKVVRHYRYVLLELEKRYNLLELLRFLIETKDALALDTKVLEKSILEKLESLNYQVLRSFATEESLHLHVQTPKGLVEFNMDDNLFKEVLFEEASYTYQKLMAYNLDFLEDKDILAFLEEVENHAKKGASIQRYKGLGEMNPNDLWETTMHKENRSLVKLKIQDLEKTDAMFSLCMGDEVEPRRAFIQAHAKDVKQLDV, encoded by the coding sequence ATGCAAGATTACCAAAGCCATAGTATTAAGGTTTTAAAAGGCTTAGAAGGGGTTAGAAAACGCCCTGGAATGTATATTGGTGATACCAATGTAGGCGGATTACACCACATGGTGTATGAAGTCGTGGATAACGCTGTAGATGAAAGCATGGCGGGCTTTTGTAACACTATCAATATTACTTTGACTGATGAAGGCTCATGCATTGTAGAAGATAATGGGCGAGGAATCCCAGTTGATATACACCCTACTGAAAAAATCCCTGCTTGCACCGTGGTTTTAACGGTTTTGCATGCTGGGGGTAAATTTGATAATGATACTTATAAAGTCTCAGGTGGTTTGCATGGCGTGGGTGTTTCTGTCGTAAATGCTCTAAGCAAACGCTTAATAATGACGATTAAAAAAGAGGGTCAAATCTATCGCCAAGAGTTTGAAAAGGGAATCCCTATTAGTGAGCTTGAAATCATTGGCAAGACTAGAAGTGCTAAAGAAAGTGGCACTACCATTGAGTTTTTCCCCGATGAAAGTGTTATGGAAGTGATTGAATTTCAAGCGAGCATTTTACAAAAACGCTTTAAAGAAATGGCGTATCTTAATGATGGTCTAAAAATTTCTTTTAAAGAAGAAAAGACCCAACTTCAAGAGACTTATTTCTACGAAGATGGCTTGAAACAATTTGTCAAAGATAGCGCTAAAAAAGAGTTGCTTACCCCTATTATTTCGTTTAAAAGCATGGACGAAGAAACACACACTTCTATAGAAGTTGCCCTAGCGTATGCTGATGATTACAATGAAAACACCTTGAGCTTTGTGAATAATATTAAAACTTCTGAAGGTGGAACACATGAGGCGGGCTTTAAAATGGGCTTGTCTAAGGCGATTTTACAATATATTGACAATAATATTAAAACTAAGGAATCTCGCCCTGTTTCTGAAGACATTAAAGAAGGCTTAGTGGCTATTGTAAGCTTGAAAATGAGCGAGCCTTTATTTGAGGGACAGACTAAATCAAAGCTTGGTAGCTCGTATGTGCGTCCGCTAGTTTCAAAACTAGTCTATGATAAAATCCATCAATTTTTAGAAGAAAATCCTAACGAGGCTAAAATTATCGCTAATAAAGCCTTATTAGCTGCTAAAGCTAGAGAGGCAAGCAAGAAAGCAAGAGAGCTTACAAGGAAAAAAGATAATCTAAGTGTGGGCACCTTGCCCGGAAAATTAGCCGATTGCCAAAGCAAAGACCCCATGGAGAGTGAAATCTTTTTGGTAGAGGGTGATAGTGCGGGCGGAAGTGCAAAACAAGGGCGAGATAGGGTTTTTCAAGCGATTTTACCCTTAAAAGGTAAGATTTTAAATGTGGAAAAAAGCCATTTGTCAAAGATTCTAAAGTCCGAAGAAATCAAAAACATGATTACGGCTTTTGGGTGTGGCATTCAAGAGAGTTTTGATTTAGAGAAATTGCGTTATCATAAAATCATTATTATGACTGATGCTGATGTAGATGGAAGCCATATCCAAACTTTGCTTATGACCTTTTTCTATCGTTATTTACGCCCACTGATTGAAAATGGGCATGTTTATATCGCTCAAGCCCCCCTTTATAAATACAAGAAAGGCAAGACAGAAATTTATCTTAAAGACAGCGTAGCTTTAGATTATTTTTTAATTGAGCATGGCATCAATTCCGTGAGTGTTGAAGGGATTGGCAAGAATGATTTGATGAGCTTATTAAAAGTCGTGCGTCATTATCGCTATGTGCTTTTAGAATTAGAGAAACGCTACAATTTGCTAGAACTTTTACGCTTTTTGATTGAAACTAAGGACGCTCTAGCTCTTGATACTAAAGTTTTAGAAAAAAGTATTTTAGAAAAATTAGAGAGTTTGAATTATCAGGTTTTACGCTCTTTTGCTACAGAAGAGAGTTTGCATTTGCATGTGCAAACCCCTAAGGGCTTAGTGGAATTTAACATGGATGACAATCTCTTTAAAGAAGTGCTATTTGAAGAGGCAAGTTATACTTATCAAAAACTTATGGCATATAATTTGGATTTCTTAGAAGATAAGGATATTTTGGCGTTTTTAGAGGAAGTGGAAAATCACGCTAAAAAGGGAGCGAGTATCCAACGCTATAAGGGATTAGGCGAGATGAATCCTAATGATTTATGGGAAACGACTATGCATAAAGAAAATCGTAGTTTGGTAAAACTAAAAATACAAGATTTAGAAAAAACTGATGCGATGTTCTCGCTGTGCATGGGCGATGAAGTAGAGCCTAGAAGAGCCTTTATCCAAGCTCATGCTAAAGATGTGAAACAACTAGATGTGTGA